The Maniola jurtina chromosome 3, ilManJurt1.1, whole genome shotgun sequence genome segment CGATTTAATGTAAGCATACCTATTCCAAAAATAATTccaatatttttaagtgtttcACAAAAAATCGACGCATCAATTATAAACTGGTAAAGTAGGTCATTTTATTTGTGCAAATTGAACACGTTTATTCAAGCGgaacaacttttttaaatattagggACAATTTGCCGAATAATTCCTTGAGTTTCAGTGCGCCTAACAAAGGTATGCCAGAACTCCCACCGGCGCCATCTTCACCGCCACCGCCTTTAGGAGGATTAGGTTCTTTAGGTTCTGGTTCTTTAGGTTCAGGTTCTTTAGGTTCAGGTTCTTTTACAGGTTTAGGTTCTTTTTTAGGTTCTTCTTCTGGAGCACCTCTCCTCACTCGAGCACAGTCGAGAGACTGGATTATGCATACAAGCAAAATAACGCCGAAGAtaaccttaaaaaaattatagcattattaattatttactaaacaCTAAACAAACTTATTGTGCTAAAACTTCTTATAGGGGCTTTGATTTTAGGATGGATAGAAATTTCGaggtcgcgtcaccgacatgcagAGCTCGGTGTGCCGACAGAGGTACccgaagggtaaaaacggagccctattagtgctgtctgtttgtctgtctctgtctgtccgcgtgtcacaggtctctagctcgtagacgaaatcagttacaaacctgaaatttagGTATTTGGTGTAGGGCGTTGACCCGAAAACAAATATTGAAttacaaattcaattttttgtgtgatgtcaccacaaattcacgagtTTCAGTTTTTTCCCTTTGTCCTTTATGACAACGCTACGGTCTGCCAGATTTCATGTTTCAAGGTCAACGgcaaagtacctaccctatagagcttggatgaaggattatatAGAGCTTCCCTTGACGGGGTCTTGTCAGAAGACACTAGAGAGACggacgaagtgatcctatacaggttcctttttttctcagTAGACACAGAACCATAAAAGTCCTTttttaacaagtaggtacttaactgaataaaagacttcgtctgtgttagcgtttgctggcgcgcgtgttgtgcctttttggagtgttttttttcgttaaaagtggccggtttttgtgtttcactggtgttttttggtgctggaaaaccatgctggaactgactgggaagcgctctagaggggcgccgcgcgtatgtcggcgagcgccagcacagacgaagtccatacttatatacttagtttccctaacttgtaaataactacaaacttgacattggctaatctttgtaaaaccagacgagagaagaaaaaaaactgaataaaaaataatacttgagCTGAACTTACCTTTGAATTATTCATGTTGACTCTATAAAGGTAGAAAGAAATTTCTGCTATATATACGCTGTAAGGCTATCTTGCTTTGATAAGGGTACCGGTTTATAGAACGGCATACATTGTATAACAGCCCATTTTCTTAACAGTATCACAGGATATCCTCAATTTTATTAACTCAGTCCATAGGTATATGTATTCTGTTACCTatctaatatttcagtgtttgtttgttggttaatcCTTCGAACACGTCGCAGCTCGCAACCGATCAACGCGATTTTTTACTATAGGTACGCGAATAATAAGGTACTACGACTTAccactttttttttagtttatccAATACTACCACTAGCATTGCCACTTTTtatccgacttcaaaaaaaggaggaggttctcaattcgtcgggtttttttaaatatactttttatgtatgttttagtggccccacagtactataatatgctatgcccagttaaaactcTACTGTTTACTTAGCTTATACACCTTTTTTAAGCTTTCCAAATCCgtccaggggtttttgagtaattggggaacatacatataaaaaaaagattccgaagaATTGAGAACGTCCTTCTAGTCCATCTTCCTTCTTCGAGACCCCCTAATAGGTGGATGgacgacatcaagcgagtcGCGAGAAAGCGTCACGCAGGAGTGTCTAGATAACTAAAACTTTTAATAAACCataaccagagtgaactagagtgagggaactctcggtttgatcaaATCGATGTTAATGCCAAATAttgacgtaaaatcatagaaaaatagggctactttagggctacccgCCTACGTGTGACGTCAAAGCCTCGACGATTTATTagaagtttcctaactgtcgtgaactgtgccacAACAATACAAATATGGCGTAAGGTCAAGTTTAGCGCGCCGTCAAGGTAACGCCAATTATCAGGTGTAATTAGTCGACCAATTAGCGGGGCAGATAAAACTGTTTGTTTTGAACAATTGTCCAAACTAACTCAATTACCACGTGGAAGTGGAATGCCATTGATGTGCTAATTTTGGCAATGTTTCCTCGCTCTATGTACACTATGGATCAGTAAACATTTTGCTAttcttagggttctgtagtaaataaggaacccttatagtttcgccatgtcagtctgtccgtccgtccgcggcTTAACTCAGAGACTATTAGTACTAGAAAGCTGCAATTTGGCATTGAACAATCATCATTAGGTGAAGCACGACGATGAGAAGTTTCTAATATATTCTAGTTTCTAGAATTATAATATCATAGCTTTGACAatatatacctgcgacatatctATAATCAACAAAaatttgttgtttatttatattgaatCGGATATGGCCTTAGCGTAGGTACTTTTTTGTATATCGCAAAATTCAACAGGTCAGGGACTATTCTGTTGTCTTTAACTCAACCTGTCAAGGTTCTAATACGAGGAAAGTTGTTTTATCGGTCACCCTGGTATTGttgtttatgtaggtataatcgttgaaaaatgtATTTGAACTGTCTGCATAGGTTTCTGATACTGAATAAAAAGTCGTGACCGCTGTCTAGTATAGCATGCTGGTTTCCTGCCTGGATAGGAAAGACAGAAAAACCTTTTCCATCCCTTTCCAGTCCATATTTACACCCCACAAAACGTGTATGTTCCTTAATCTAAGAGAAAACGTAACCTTGTAAAGTGTGATGGAGCCTTCACAGGAGCTTCTTATCTATCAATACTAGAAGCATTCAATGTCttgtatcttcggaaccttgcctaaagggacttcttttaataatttattttagttattatattatattttttaagctttttagttttaggttcattgttttatGTCTTATGCTTGACTTTTTGCGGTGGTAGACCATTCGAACGTTTAGGACCTAGATTCTAGGTAAGTAGTTAAGGAAATGATGAGTTACCTCAACTTTAGCGGCGTTGTAGAACTGGTAGAGCGGCTCGTGGGTGAAGAGCGAGTGTGGTAGTGGCGACGCGGGGTGCGAGCCCGAGGACGCGCCTGACGATGACGAGATGTTCCCTGCTTGGTACAGACCTGCTTCTGCGTACCTGAAGGAAAAGATCACCTATTTATACTTATATCGGTAGGcggaaaggtcagcggttcaaaccccagccgttgcactataattgtcgtacccactcctagcacaagctctacgcttagttggaggagaaaggggagtgttagttatgattaaaataGCTAATATTCCTTAAAAAACCTAACTTGCGATATGCATGGGTACAGAAATCAAGtggtttatgtacctactagctcGAGTTAGATCACttttgtagagcgctatctccTCTACTCTCGTGTgttttgtatcttctgtcttacATAATATCAACGAACACGAATTTTATACGCTACGTAATATTATGAGCCTAACATGTCTATGGTATAATGtcatgtaaatatataaaaggaaaaggtcattgactgactaactgactgatctatcaacgcacagctcaaactactgcacggatcgggctgaaatttggcacgcagatagccattatgacgtagatatctgttgagaaaggatttttgaaagttcaatcccgaaggaggtaaaataggagtttgaaattagtgtagttcccgcggacgaagtcgcgggcttttATAAACGGATTGGATTTATATAACGGAATTTGAGTTTACTCAATAGTCTAGGGTCAAAGTTTATCGAATTTACGTGCGATCCGGAAGCGGAACTCACCGCACACGGAGCTGGGTGCGTTTGATTTATGCGTTTATAGTGG includes the following:
- the LOC123881148 gene encoding anthrax toxin receptor-like, whose amino-acid sequence is MNNSKVIFGVILLVCIIQSLDCARVRRGAPEEEPKKEPKPVKEPEPKEPEPKEPEPKEPNPPKGGGGEDGAGGSSGIPLLGALKLKELFGKLSLIFKKVVPLE